A section of the Synechococcus sp. PCC 7502 genome encodes:
- a CDS encoding helix-turn-helix transcriptional regulator produces MRKVFSRLPHLMVDKDPRLTQRKLANELKISHTTVNKLYNGQPLTARIDPDTVRIICDYFKCEVGDLLVIKEVS; encoded by the coding sequence ATGCGAAAAGTGTTTAGCCGATTACCTCATTTAATGGTCGATAAAGACCCCCGTTTAACTCAAAGGAAACTTGCTAATGAGTTAAAAATTTCTCATACAACCGTAAATAAGCTTTACAACGGGCAACCTTTGACCGCACGTATTGACCCTGATACGGTGCGGATTATTTGCGATTACTTTAAGTGTGAAGTTGGCGACCTTCTTGTAATAAAAGAGGTGAGTTAA